Proteins found in one Anopheles aquasalis chromosome 3, idAnoAquaMG_Q_19, whole genome shotgun sequence genomic segment:
- the LOC126577173 gene encoding rubber oxygenase-like isoform X1 gives MHRNNNESIKAVPSSSDQSYYLKILDQGANISVDYGEIELPEWYDDEKYRRGQELFKRNFFAMFVGKLCGLLAIITVPSILRVLVHTNQSSEPRTAYRRYLSTIYHTLEWYYEEMKPNSRAWKSVTYVRKTHAGVSRHASSVDSKMIISQRDMAITQFGFIGCIIINYRMLGVQCDQRDMDAFVHFWRVIGHMMGIEERFNACTDCFETTEQRMLVIAKEILRPTLLNQTEQFVHMGKALIDGLWCFNPFIEFDSFTYMTMRLINVPGYHYFDTDTVHSGGDCEPSKVRRYEHFGYYARFVLFTMAYLHSFLLRISVIRWYFNSQMLLARFLITYFPFLAFFKFGIRDSYVRILK, from the exons ATGCATCGAAATAACAACGAAAGCATCAAAG CAGTTCCAAGTTCAAGTGATCAAAGTTATTACCTGAAGATCCTCGATCAAGGTGCCAACATATCGGTGGACTATGGAGAGATTGAACTTCCAGAATGGTACGACGATGAAAAATATCGAAG AGGTCAAGAGTTATTCAAACGCAACTTCTTCGCAATGTTCGTGGGGAAGCTATGCGGACTGTTGGCGATCATAACGGTTCCCTCGATACTGCGTGTGCTGGTGCATACGAATCAATCTTCGGAACCGCGAACCGCTTATCGACGGTATTTAAGCACCATCTACCATACGCTCGAGTGGTACTATGAGGAAATGAAACCCAACTCCAG GGCCTGGAAGTCGGTCACCTACGTTAGAAAAACGCATGCTGGCGTCAGCAGACATGCCTCCAGCGTTGATTCCAAAATGATCATCTCACAGCGAGACATGGCAATCACACAGTTTGGCTTCATTGG GTGTATCATAATAAATTATCGCATGCTCGGCGTACAATGTGACCAACGAGATATGGACGCTTTCGTGCACTTTTGGCGCGTAATTGGACACATGATGGGAATCGAGGAACG ATTTAATGCATGCACCGATTGTTTTGAGACAACTGAGCAACGTATGCTGGTGATCGCCAAAGAGATACTACGGCCTACTCTGCTTAACCAAACGGAACAGTTCGTGCACATGGGCAAAGCACTGATCGATGGTCTCTGGTGCTTTAACCCATTCATCGAGTTCGACAGCTTCACGTACATGACCATGCGTCTCATTAATGTTCCCGGTTATCATTACTTCGACACTGATACCGTACATTCGGGGGGAGACTGCGAACCGAGCAAAGTGCGTCGTTACGAACATTTCGGTTACTATGCGCGCTTTGTCCTGTTCACCATGGCATACTTACACTCTTTTCTACTACGAATTAGCGTCATTCGGTGGTATTTTAACTCTCAAATGCTTCTCGCCCGATTTCTCATCACTTACTTCCCGTTTCTTGCGTTTTTCAAGTTCGGCATACGTGACTCATACGTGCGTATATTGAAGTAA
- the LOC126577175 gene encoding dynein light chain Tctex-type 5: protein MADVKNSKQAKKIGFVEAEGLTESETNKRPEKSYRKSTYPRESMAEVARKSSVFVLSRLMAPAKSSFQIQKGFNDRTSMYMVPRFQNSYRLESNNPFHRTSMQSMMNQFLQSYLDDYKYVSKRAKRLAENLSEELRNQFKRYRFDRYRYVAVVNVGDKASQDFKCVARALWDAEKDNCVCFSYEAATFFVTASVWAIYYE, encoded by the exons ATGGCA GATGTGAAAAACTCAAAACAGGCAAAGAAAATAGGCTTTGTCGAGGCTGAAGGCTTAACCGAAAGTGAGACGAACAAACGACCAGAGAAATCATAT CGTAAATCTACTTATCCACGTGAAAGTATGGCTGAAGTTGCG CGTAAATCATCAGTTTTCGTACTGTCCCGATTGATGGCACCAGCGAAATCCTCTTTTCAGATACAAAAAGGTTTCAATGATCGTACTAGCATG TACATGGTTCCACGGTTTCAAAATTCATATCGTCTTGAATCGAACAATCCATTTCATCGCACAAGCATGCAATCGATGATGAACCAATTTTTGCAGTCTTATCTCGACGATTACAAGTATGTTTCGAAGCGGGCGAAAAGACTGGCGGAAAATTTGAGTGAAGAACTACGGAATCAATTCAAACGGTATCGGTTTGATCGCTATCGCTATGTAGCAGTGGTTAACGTTGGAGATAAGGCATCCCAGGACTTTAAATGTGTCGCCCGAGCGTTGTGGGACGCGGAGAAAGAtaattgcgtttgtttttcgtacGAAGCAGCAACGTTTTTCGTCACAGCCAGCGTGTGGGCCATTTACTACGAGTGA
- the LOC126577174 gene encoding uncharacterized protein LOC126577174 isoform X1, with the protein MEYASFVQDLGKVNPSGDRCPPESPYTREFERRMGALVLNFDLDGNPTTATAVATENEGLSSEEYDGDSGVGSFDEGREDRDDQSSSKSKGCSRLKPRAMCWTASTGEGNEDEPKPVVVPYGKKGLFSGESSPVEHRTNARSNKSDVAPPHKRTHDRCNDREEDTNSKDAWMAKLRKRSSSPTTTLSTERFMITQWSDSE; encoded by the exons ATGGAGTACGCATCGTTCGTTCAGGATCTGGGCAAAGTGAACCCAAGCGGTGACCGCTGTCCACCTGAATCGCCTTACACTCGAGAGTTTGAACGGCGTATGGGAGCGCTAGTGCTTAACTTTGACCTCGATGGTAAtccgaccacggccacggcagtTGCCACCGAAAACGAAGGCCTTTCAAGTGAAGAATACGACGGAGACAGCGGAGTAGGTTCCTTCGATGAAGGCAGAGAAGATAGAGACGATCAGAGCAGTTCCAAGTCCAAGGGTTGCAGCCGTTTGAAACCACGGGCCATGTGCTGGACTGCTTCCACGGGAGAAGGTAACGAAG ACGAACCAAAACCTGTAGTGGTACCCTATGGGAAAAAGGGTTTGTTTTCCGGAGAAAGTAGCCCAGTGGAACATCGGACCAATGCAAGATCGAATAAAAGCGATGTGGCACCACCTCATAAGCGGACTCACGACAGGTGCAACGATAGGGAAGAAGATACAAACTCCAAAGATGCTTGGATGGCCAAATTGCGGAAGCGGAGCAGTAGCCCCACAACAACCTTGTCCACTGAACGATTTATGATAACGCAATGGTCTGATTCAGAGTAG
- the LOC126577173 gene encoding rubber oxygenase-like isoform X2, with amino-acid sequence MHRNNNESIKVPSSSDQSYYLKILDQGANISVDYGEIELPEWYDDEKYRRGQELFKRNFFAMFVGKLCGLLAIITVPSILRVLVHTNQSSEPRTAYRRYLSTIYHTLEWYYEEMKPNSRAWKSVTYVRKTHAGVSRHASSVDSKMIISQRDMAITQFGFIGCIIINYRMLGVQCDQRDMDAFVHFWRVIGHMMGIEERFNACTDCFETTEQRMLVIAKEILRPTLLNQTEQFVHMGKALIDGLWCFNPFIEFDSFTYMTMRLINVPGYHYFDTDTVHSGGDCEPSKVRRYEHFGYYARFVLFTMAYLHSFLLRISVIRWYFNSQMLLARFLITYFPFLAFFKFGIRDSYVRILK; translated from the exons ATGCATCGAAATAACAACGAAAGCATCAAAG TTCCAAGTTCAAGTGATCAAAGTTATTACCTGAAGATCCTCGATCAAGGTGCCAACATATCGGTGGACTATGGAGAGATTGAACTTCCAGAATGGTACGACGATGAAAAATATCGAAG AGGTCAAGAGTTATTCAAACGCAACTTCTTCGCAATGTTCGTGGGGAAGCTATGCGGACTGTTGGCGATCATAACGGTTCCCTCGATACTGCGTGTGCTGGTGCATACGAATCAATCTTCGGAACCGCGAACCGCTTATCGACGGTATTTAAGCACCATCTACCATACGCTCGAGTGGTACTATGAGGAAATGAAACCCAACTCCAG GGCCTGGAAGTCGGTCACCTACGTTAGAAAAACGCATGCTGGCGTCAGCAGACATGCCTCCAGCGTTGATTCCAAAATGATCATCTCACAGCGAGACATGGCAATCACACAGTTTGGCTTCATTGG GTGTATCATAATAAATTATCGCATGCTCGGCGTACAATGTGACCAACGAGATATGGACGCTTTCGTGCACTTTTGGCGCGTAATTGGACACATGATGGGAATCGAGGAACG ATTTAATGCATGCACCGATTGTTTTGAGACAACTGAGCAACGTATGCTGGTGATCGCCAAAGAGATACTACGGCCTACTCTGCTTAACCAAACGGAACAGTTCGTGCACATGGGCAAAGCACTGATCGATGGTCTCTGGTGCTTTAACCCATTCATCGAGTTCGACAGCTTCACGTACATGACCATGCGTCTCATTAATGTTCCCGGTTATCATTACTTCGACACTGATACCGTACATTCGGGGGGAGACTGCGAACCGAGCAAAGTGCGTCGTTACGAACATTTCGGTTACTATGCGCGCTTTGTCCTGTTCACCATGGCATACTTACACTCTTTTCTACTACGAATTAGCGTCATTCGGTGGTATTTTAACTCTCAAATGCTTCTCGCCCGATTTCTCATCACTTACTTCCCGTTTCTTGCGTTTTTCAAGTTCGGCATACGTGACTCATACGTGCGTATATTGAAGTAA
- the LOC126577174 gene encoding uncharacterized protein LOC126577174 isoform X2, which produces MEYASFVQDLGKVNPSGDRCPPESPYTREFERRMGALVLNFDLDGNPTTATAVATENEGLSSEEYDGDSGVGSFDEGREDRDDQSSSKSKGCSRLKPRAMCWTASTGEDEPKPVVVPYGKKGLFSGESSPVEHRTNARSNKSDVAPPHKRTHDRCNDREEDTNSKDAWMAKLRKRSSSPTTTLSTERFMITQWSDSE; this is translated from the exons ATGGAGTACGCATCGTTCGTTCAGGATCTGGGCAAAGTGAACCCAAGCGGTGACCGCTGTCCACCTGAATCGCCTTACACTCGAGAGTTTGAACGGCGTATGGGAGCGCTAGTGCTTAACTTTGACCTCGATGGTAAtccgaccacggccacggcagtTGCCACCGAAAACGAAGGCCTTTCAAGTGAAGAATACGACGGAGACAGCGGAGTAGGTTCCTTCGATGAAGGCAGAGAAGATAGAGACGATCAGAGCAGTTCCAAGTCCAAGGGTTGCAGCCGTTTGAAACCACGGGCCATGTGCTGGACTGCTTCCACGGGAGAAG ACGAACCAAAACCTGTAGTGGTACCCTATGGGAAAAAGGGTTTGTTTTCCGGAGAAAGTAGCCCAGTGGAACATCGGACCAATGCAAGATCGAATAAAAGCGATGTGGCACCACCTCATAAGCGGACTCACGACAGGTGCAACGATAGGGAAGAAGATACAAACTCCAAAGATGCTTGGATGGCCAAATTGCGGAAGCGGAGCAGTAGCCCCACAACAACCTTGTCCACTGAACGATTTATGATAACGCAATGGTCTGATTCAGAGTAG
- the LOC126577170 gene encoding cell division control protein 6 homolog encodes MQRRTRQSLRLSIANDKENETQPASLPTSVPRKRRSTLAVQKVSDDHESPKKVSRKTVGRNSQLPLITSEETEASVSAPEATAPEDEEREEEQVVGKLPEREKEYDELVKFVDNVIETGGSGSLYISGPPGTGKTATLQRILNHRAFAGKLKPVYINCTSIKSVGSIYKKISEELGLKVTGGTEKQYQSAIEAYLQRKHKTIMLVLDEIDQLSSSKQTILYSIFEWPARPTARLILVGIANALDLTDRLLVRLQTRCELKPHLIQFLPYTKAQIIVILKSYLETNGIVDRFPEAALALLAAKVAATSGDIRRALFITRRLVEGMKKEERTKGGGVVCGVSIAQVMTVLNQVYGGSQAINHDLDEGLPLQQKLLICSLMLVLKHGKNKDITVGRLHDVYKTICGKRNIQAVDQSEFINLCSLVETRGIVRLQGKKEPRMHRVCLQWDAEEVNTALNDKQLIASIVNDVTCLGK; translated from the exons ATGCAGCGCCGAACTCGCCAAAGTTTACGATTATCCATTGCTAACGACAAGGAAAACGAAACTCAGCCTGCATCGCTACCCACGAGCGTACCGCGGAAGCGAAGATCAACCCTAGCAGTCCAGAAAGTGAGCGATGATCACGAATCTCCCAAAAAAGTGTCCCGCAAAACGGTTGGCAGAAACTCGCAGCTGCCGCTCATCACTAGCGAGGAAACGGAAGCGTCGGTCTCTGCTCCGGAAGCCACTGCCccggaagatgaagaaagggaagaggagcaAGTGGTGGGTAAACTGCCGGAACGCGAGAAGGAATACGATGAGTTGGTAAAGTTTGTCGATAATGTGATCGAGACCGGAGGGTCCGGCAGCTTATACATAAG cGGACCGCCTGGAACTGGGAAAACGGCCACACTGCAGAGAATCCTGAACCACCGAGCATTCGCCGGTAAGCTGAAACCGGTCTACATTAACTGCACGTCGATCAAAAGCGTTGGAAGCATCTATAAAAAGATTTCCGAGGAGCTGGGCCTCAAGGTGACCGGGGGAACGGAAAAGCAGTACCAGAGTGCCATCGAGGCGTACCTTCagcgaaaacacaaaaccattatgctggtgctggacgaGATCGATCAGCTGTCCAGCAGCAAGCAGACGATCTTGTACAGTATTTTCGAGTGGCCAGCAAGGCCGACGGCGCGACTGATTCTCGTGGGCATTGCCAACGCGCTCGATCTGACCGATCGACTGCTCGTTCGGTTGCAGACTCGCTGCGAGCTGAAACCACATCTCATCCAGTTTTTGCCATACACCAAAGCCCAGATCATAGTCATACTCAAATCGTATCTGGAGACCAATGGCATAGTGGATCGATTCCCCGAggcagcactggcactgctggCGGCGAAGGTTGCTGCAACGTCGGGAGACATCCGGCGAGCCCTCTTCATAACCCGCCGGCTGGTGGAGGGCATGAAGAAAGAGGAACGCACGAAAGGTGGCGgtgttgtgtgcggtgtgaGCATCGCTCAAGTCATGACCGTGCTGAACCAAGTGTACGGTGGATCGCAAGCGATTAATCATGATCTCGACGAAGGCTTGCCGCTCCAGCAGAAGCTGCTCATCTGTTCGCTAATGCTCGTTCTGAAGCATGGCAAGAATAAGGATATCACCGTGGGAAGACTGCACGACGTGTACAAAACGATCTGCGGCAAGCGCAACATCCAAGCAGTCGATCAGAGCGAATTCATCAATCTCTGCTCGCTGGTGGAAACGCGAGGAATTGTGCGGTTGCAGGGCAAAAAGGAACCGCGCATGCACCGGGTGTGTTTGCAGTGGGACGCAGAGGAGGTCAACACGGCTCTGAACGATAAACAGCTGATTGCGAGCATCGTAAACGACGTAACGTGTTTGGGGAAGTAG
- the LOC126576614 gene encoding intraflagellar transport protein 46 homolog, whose translation MDMYDEMYEIKNGREIDDSPPPDLDVSGSLQFVNQEDEEEVDDDDEERLGDRPQRKESFNETHPMAMLDEGSKVSRSIDSTQKRELRKNDSMTDSSGSVSDDDKGPAKKLVEEKEFNPKLYENIDAPADVKDLFQYIPRYTPQRIATDYKLKIFIPDFIPAVGDIDAFLKVFSPSPVNEKNIKKLNAHIQNLGLMILDEPCGDQSDSVLLQMKLRSIFTKPIETPSAIVRSSRDIDRWVTEIQALRTSQSVQGAASAQKQPNISIDNLMSEWPEEVERTLDTLGFPPANLDCSLTEYIKIICNIFDIPLPSDESQADYIYALYNLFNLFLAIKQQQQ comes from the exons ATGGATATGTACGACGAGATGTACGAGATTAAAAATGGACGTGAAATCGACGATAGTCCCCCACCCGATTTAGACGTGTCCGGTTCACTTCAATTCGTTAATCaggaggatgaagaagaagtcgatgatgatgatgaagagcgGCTGGGCGACCGACCTCAGCGAAAG GAAAGCTTCAATGAAACCCATCCCATGGCCATGCTCGATGAGGGTAGCAAAGTGTCCCGTTCAATCG ATTCTACACAAAAACGAGAACTGCGCAAAAATGATTCCATGACCgatagcagcggcagcgtgtCGGATGATGATAAGGGACCGGCCAAAAAGCTGGTCGAGGAGAAAGAGTTCAATCCGAAGCTGTACGAAAACATCGATGCTCCGGCCGACGTTAAGGATTTGTTTCAATACATTCCACGCTACACGCCCCAGAGGATTGCGACCGATTACAAGCTGAAGATATTTATTCCTGACTTCATCCCAGCGGTGGGTGATATCGATGCTTTCCTGAAGGTGTTTTCACCCAGTCCCGTGAATGAGAAGAACATCAAGAAGCTCAACGCTCACATTCAGAATCTGGGGCTTATG ATTCTAGATGAGCCATGTGGTGATCAGAGCGATAGCGTCTTGCTGCAGATGAAGCTGCGATCGATTTTTACTAAACCGATCGAGACGCCCTCGGCGATCGTACGCAGCTCACGGGATATTGATCGATGGGTCACGGAAATTCAGGCACTCCGCACTAGCCAGTCGGTGCAAGGGGCAGCCAGTGCACAGAAGCAACCGAACATCAGCATTGACAATCTCATGTCCGAGTGGCCAGAAGAGGTAGAGCGGACGTTGGATACCCTCGGTTTTCCACCGGCGAACCTGGACTGCAGTTTAACGGAGTATATCAAAATCATTTGCAATATTTTCGATATACCACTACCGAGCGATGAAAGCCAAGCCGATTACATCTATGCGTTGTACAATTTGTTTAATCTCTTTCTCgccatcaagcagcagcaacaatag
- the LOC126575976 gene encoding uncharacterized protein LOC126575976, translating to MSPPCKRARRSLETTINSLPDEVMCMIFDRLPIRDVIRSSVTCRRWNGIIFRSNYDFRIALKVMASNWRVVTKSQRCYRHVVWKVRDQAIPSTWKTIYRKFMNNLTSLEIVFTDKVKKKSIASLVTLIAEAIPQMTKLRSLQLIDICEQDHQGITATLRSNSIRSLTFMCKFKVWVDMPQLESFEGYLYALNTPDECTHSHALDKLKELIVERDAEEPLPLSTAAIIHIIRRLKNIEKMIWYNAIEERIFIAICELCSKLKEFTFKAPMSHCNVFNMSNLKKLTHLRSLGICGLLSEQDSALDCTSLTQIEHLHLGFIIGGDVKIPKSIKKLEVNINHYTEERMIKTIISGAAHLKVLKVTFGGYRGNQVYYNEPVKLLKALSHLRQLEVFQLEGGLFNASSFLRMNVPLRRLHTLQFHRAKLVSTKSARAIRKNKAVCTECGGIGKMLPSNFNFAGLMRRFPRLNVPEFACCTMLPRHML from the exons ATGTCGCCCCCATGCAAAAGAGCCAGACGCAGTTTAGAAACTACCATCAATAGCCTGCCCGACGAG GTGATGTGCATGATCTTCGACCGGCTGCCTATTCGCGATGTAATTCGCTCTAGCGTAACATGCCGTCGATGGAACGGTATAATATTTAGGAGCAACTATGATTTCAGAATTGCCCTGAAAGTTATGGCATCGAACTGGCGTGTTGTGACTAAGTCGCAACGTTGTTACAGACACGTCGTATGGAAAGTACGCGATCAAGCAATTCCGTCGACATGGAAAACTATTTATCGCAAATTTATGAACAATCTCACCTCACTGGAGATCGTTTTTACGGATAAGGTCAAGAAGAAGTCTATAGCCTCCCTGGTTACTTTGATAGCGGAGGCAATACCACAGATGACTAAGCTTCGGTCGCTTCAGTTAATCGATATCTGTGAACAAGATCATCAAGGCATCACAGCAACTCTTCGCAGTAATTCGATTAGAAGTCTTACATTCATGTGCAAATTTAAAGTTTGGGTGGATATGCCACAGTTGGAATCCTTCGAAGGTTATTTGTACGCATTGAATACACCAGATGAATGCACCCACTCACATGCGCTCGATAAGCTGAAGGAACTAATCGTAGAACGGGATGCGGAAGAGCCATTGCCGTTATCGACAGCAGCTATCATACACATCATTCGGCGACTAAAAAACATTGAGAAAATGATATGGTATAATGCCATTGAAGAAAGAATTTTTATCGCAATCTGTGAGCTATGTTCAAAGCTAAAGGAGTTTACCTTCAAAGCGCCAATGAGTCATTGCAATGTGTTCAATATGTCTAATCTGAAAAAACTAACCCATCTTCGAAGCCTTGGAATTTGCGGTTTGCTCTCAGAGCAAGATTCGGCTTTAGATTGCACAAGCTTAACCCAGATAGAGCACCTACATCTGGGATTTATAATAGGGGGTGATGTGAAAATTCccaaatcaattaaaaagcTGGAGGTGAATATTAATCATTATACCGAAGAAAGGATGATTAAAACTATAATCAGCGGCGCAGCGCATTTGAAAGTATTAAAGGTGACGTTTGGTGGTTATAGAGGAAACCAAGTGTATTACAATGAACCCGTTAAATTGTTGAAGGCGTTGTCGCATCTGAGACAGCTTGAAGTTTTTCAACTGGAAGGAGGGCTCTTCAATGCATCTAGTTTTCTGCGGATGAATGTACCGCTGAGACGTTTACACACACTACAGTTCCATCGTGCCAAACTAGTATCAACTAAATCTGCTCGTGCAATCCGGAAAAATAAGGCAGTGTGCACCGAATGTGGCGGAATCGGGAAAATGTTGCCTTCGAACTTTAACTTCGCCGGACTGATGAGAAGGTTCCCCAGATTGAATGTTCCGGAATTTGCATGCTGTACAATGTTACCCAGACATATGTTGTGA